In Euphorbia lathyris chromosome 10, ddEupLath1.1, whole genome shotgun sequence, a single genomic region encodes these proteins:
- the LOC136208780 gene encoding plant intracellular Ras-group-related LRR protein 4-like encodes MDTTLSVSVRSIDQAVEEIMRIHRSLPARPGIDEIEAAQSLILNVDKEDQARIEAISRQTKSPDVPEELFSILQEMQKTLVFFHGKDQKREALKLLDLESIHSLFDEYIQRASKCLPSSSSSTASASYSTTSYANGSASTISGGSFSKSSKPSVSASANVYYSEQNPVKSTELLTRDDSYVKKSKSSFYSGPIGFGAPQIVDSTLKSTVSTSGHDGDKLSLIKLASLIEVSAKKGTRDLILQNKLMDQIEWLPDSIGKLSNLVSLDLSENRIVALPATIGGLSSLTKLDLHSNRIAELPESIGDLLNLVFLDLRANNLSTLPATISRLVRLQELDLDSNRLSTLPESIGSLIRLKKLSVETNDIEELPHSIGRCCSLTELHADYNRLKALPEAVGKIETLEVLSVRYNNIKQLPTTMSSLANLKELDVSFNELESVPESLCFATSLVKMNVGNNFADMQSLPRSIGNLENLEELDISNNQIRFLPDSFRMLTRLRVLRIEENPLEVPPRHIAEKGAQAVVQYMTELVEKRDVKTQPVKQKMSWAQICFFSRSNKRKRSGMDYVKA; translated from the exons ATGGATACGACGCTGTCGGTGTCGGTTCGATCTATCGATCAGGCGGTTGAAGAGATCATGAGAATTCATAGATCTTTACCAGCGAGGCCTGGAATTGATGAGATTGAAGCCGCGCAATCATTGATTCTGAATGTTGATAAAGAAGACCAGGCTAGAATTGAAGCCATTTCTAGGCAAACTAAGTCGCCTGATGTGCCGGAAGAGCTTTTCAGCATCTTGCAGGAGATGCAGAAGACTTTGGTTTTTTTTCACGGGAAGGATCAGAAGAGGGAGGCATTGAAATTGCTTGATCTCGAAAGTATTCATTCTTTGTTTGATGAATATATCCAGAGAGCTTCTAAATGTTTaccatcttcttcctcttctactGCTTCTGCTTCTTATTCCACGACTTCTTATGCTAATGGTTCTGCTTCTACAATCTCCGGCGGCAGTTTCTCCAAGTCCAGTAAACCGTCTGTTTCTGCTTCCGCAAACGTATATTATTCCGAGCAAAATCCTGTGAAGTCTACTGAATTGCTTACTAGAGATGATAGTTATGTGAAGAAGTCTAAGTCCTCATTCTACTCGGGTCCAATTGGATTTGGAGCTCCCCAGATTGTGGATTCCACTCTAAAATCTACTGTATCTACTTCAG GTCATGATGGTGACAAATTGAGTCTAATAAAGCTTGCTAGTTTAATTGAAGTTTCTGCTAAGAAAGGCACACGGGATCTCATTCTCCAAAACAAGTTAATGGATCAGATTGAATGGCTTCCTGACTCAATAGGCAAGTTGTCAAATTTGGTTTCCCTAGACTTGTCTGAAAACAGGATTGTGGCCTTGCCAGCCACCATTGGAGGGCTTTCTTCATTGACAAAGTTGGATTTGCATTCTAACAGAATTGCGGAACTCCCAGAATCTATTGGAGATCTGCTTAATTTAGTCTTCTTGGACCTTAGAGCTAACAATTTATCAACTCTGCCTGCCACAATAAGCAGATTGGTACGCCTTCAAGAGCTTGATCTCGACTCAAACAGGCTCTCTACCCTCCCGGAGTCCATTGGTTCACTAATTAGACTGAAGAAATTAAGTGTCGAGACGAATGACATTGAAGAACTTCCACATTCCATTGGCCGTTGTTGTTCATTAACGGAGCTTCATGCTGATTACAACAGGCTTAAGGCACTCCCAGAAGCTGTAGGAAAGATAGAAACTTTGGAGGTACTTTCTGTACGTTATAATAACATCAAACAGCTTCCTACTACTATGTCATCTCTTGCAAACCTGAAGGAGCTTGATGTAAGTTTCAATGAGCTTGAGTCCGTGCCAGAAAGCTTATGTTTTGCTACCTCACTCGTCAAGATGAATGTCGGAAACAATTTCGCTGATATGCAATCCCTACCAAGGTCTATTGGGAACCTAGAGAATCTTGAAGAACTGGATATCAGCAATAATCAGATACGCTTCCTTCCAGACTCTTTCCGGATGCTTACACGGTTACGTGTCTTACGCATAGAAGAAAATCCGCTAGAAGTCCCACCAAGACATATAGCCGAAAAAGGGGCTCAG GCTGTTGTTCAGTATATGACTGAGCTTGTTGAGAAAAGGGATGTCAAAACACAGCCAGTAAAACAGAAAATGAGTTGGGCTCAGATATGTTTCTTTTCCAGGTCTAACAAAAGAAAACGCAGTGGGATGGACTACGTGAAAGCTTGA